In Macadamia integrifolia cultivar HAES 741 chromosome 1, SCU_Mint_v3, whole genome shotgun sequence, a single window of DNA contains:
- the LOC122072984 gene encoding ABC transporter C family member 3-like: MSCSYLVIHLGLYWKHSSLSFFLWVSDALSIVASLFLFYAVLFGKTQEDEDLHLLEPLLKSSYSRSNDDRKGLSIDGERVTPYANANILSMLTFSWMGPLLALGYKRTLDLEDVPQLATCDSASVVFACFSNKIEHDGNVGQVNTLKLAKGLILSVRKEILWTAIFSIVRILASYVGPYLINDFIQYLNSSDQQKYQGYTLVFIFFLSKLIRCISERLLFFQLRKMGIMVRAALFSIIYKKSLNLSSQSKQVHTSGENINLMNIDVERIGLFTWNLHNIWRVPLQVILALLILYIRLGIASLVAFVAVIMLMLANFPLGKMQEKFQGELMDSKDQRMKVTSEALRNMRILKLQGWEMTFLDKIIELRNFETKWIRRLLYSSAMISFVFQAAPMFVSMVTFGFCMLMKIPLDSGKILSALVTFEVLQVPIYSLPDTISMIVQTKVSLDRIASFLCLDDLHLDIMQKPPNDDVEVKIEIVKGNFSWDLHSPNLTLKDLNFQVYRVKLTFMHIRGNTKGIWSH; encoded by the exons ATGTCTTGTTCCTATCTTGTTATACATCTTGGATTGTATTGGAAACATTCATCCTTATCATTTTTTCTATGGGTCTCCGATGCTCTGTCCATTGTTGCTAGTTTGTTCCTTTTCTATGCTGTGTTATTTGGCAAGAcacaagaagatgaagatctcCATCTTTTGGAGCCTCTCTTGAAAAGTAGTTATAGTCGAAGCAATGACGACAGAAAAGGACTAAGTATCGATGGAGAGAGAGTAACTCCTTATGCAAATGCCAATATTCTTAGTATGCTTACTTTTTCTTGGATGGGTCCTCTGCTTGCACTTGGGTATAAAAGAACACTAGACCTTGAAGATGTTCCTCAGCTTGCTACTTGTGATAGTGCCAGTGTGGTCTTTGCTTGTTTTAGCAATAAAATTGAACATGATGGTAATGTTGGTCAGGTAAACACTCTGAAATTAGCAAAGGGATTGATTCTCTCAGTGCGGAAAGAAATTCTATGGACAGCTATATTTTCCATTGTTCGCATATTGGCTTCTTACGTTGGACCATATCTTATTAACGACTTCATTCAATATCTTAATAGCTCTGATCAACAAAAATATCAAGGCTATACACTagtgtttattttcttcctttcaaaACTCATAAGGTGCATCTCAGAGAGGTTGTTATTCTTTCAATTGCGAAAGATGGGAATTATGGTCCGTGCTGCCTTATTCTCTATAATCTACAAAAAGAGCCTTAACCTTTCAAGCCAATCAAAGCAGGTTCACACTAGTGGCGAGAACATTAATTTGATGAATATTGATGTTGAGAGGATTGGGCTTTTCACTTGGAACTTGCATAATATATGGAGGGTGCCTCTTCAGGTTATTCTGGCATTGTTGATCCTGTATATAAGACTTGGAATCGCCTCACTTGTAGCTTTTGTTGCAGTAATAATGTTGATGTTAGCAAATTTTCCATTAGGAAAAATGCAGGAGAAATTTCAAGGGGAATTGATGGATTCAAAAGATCAGCGGATGAAGGTGACATCTGAAGCTCTAAGGAATATGAGGATTCTTAAGCTCCAAGGCTGGGAGATGACATTCTTGGATAAGATAATCGAGTtaagaaattttgaaacaaaatggaTAAGAAGGTTACTTTATTCATCAGCTATGATTTCTTTCGTCTTCCAGGCTGCTCCCATGTTTGTATccatggttacttttgggttcTGTATGCTTATGAAAATTCCACTAGATTCGGGGAAGATTCTATCAGCACTTGTAACATTTGAAGTATTACAAGTACCTATTTATAGTCTTCCAGACACAATCTCCATGATAGTTCAAACTAAAGTTTCCCTCGACAGGATAGCCTCATTCCTCTGTCTTGATGATCTTCATCTGGATATAATGCAAAAGCCTCCAAATGATGATGTCGAAGTTAAAATTGAGATTGTCAAGGGGAATTTCTCTTGGGATCTTCATTCCCCTAATCTCACATTAAAAGATCTTAATTTCCAGGTGTACCGTG TCAAGCTTACTTTCATGCATATTAGGGGAAATACCAAAGGTATCTGGAGCCATTAA